A part of Candidatus Poribacteria bacterium genomic DNA contains:
- a CDS encoding HEAT repeat domain-containing protein, translating into MCELETEWAHIVCRNQGMDMSQQQEFGACPSCGNVNLRRLDGNSWFCLDCDWDNLTVIPTGNDELLTSLLHGDIHSRRLAAQALINIGDADRHLAALTDANALLEALDDEDADVRYFVAVALGKLEASLSLGKLKQLARDDASALVREGAKTAVEQIESRHTS; encoded by the coding sequence ATGTGTGAACTGGAAACCGAGTGGGCACATATCGTGTGCCGTAACCAAGGAATGGATATGAGTCAGCAACAGGAATTTGGGGCATGCCCCTCGTGTGGAAATGTGAATCTCCGGCGATTGGATGGCAATTCATGGTTCTGTTTGGATTGTGACTGGGATAACCTCACGGTCATTCCTACGGGGAACGACGAATTGCTCACTTCTCTCCTTCACGGAGACATCCATTCGCGGCGACTCGCCGCGCAAGCGTTGATTAATATCGGCGATGCCGACCGACACCTCGCCGCACTAACGGATGCAAACGCACTCTTAGAAGCATTGGACGACGAAGATGCCGATGTCCGCTATTTCGTCGCAGTCGCCCTCGGTAAACTCGAGGCGAGCCTCAGCCTCGGGAAATTGAAGCAACTCGCCCGAGATGATGCCTCCGCACTCGTACGGGAAGGAGCTAAAACCGCCGTTGAACAAATAGAATCGCGCCACACGTCTTAA
- a CDS encoding Gfo/Idh/MocA family oxidoreductase produces the protein MEKIRLGYIGCGFMAQKVHIPNFTSIPDCELIGLAEVRTELGKKVQTRFGIPHLYRDHDELAQNADIEAVAVSADFALQGEIAKDLLLAGKHVFMEKPMAVSVEQAEAIVAASQKSGKKLMVGYMKRYDAGNEIVKTRVAQFRETNELGRLTYARNHGFGGDWVCNLDAHMDGTTETKPSAPVKTPEWIPEQWRGSYLGYLQQYTHNINLMRWFLDAGDKVSVKVVDLDPNGYSGVVIFDMDGIRVTLETGHVSHYRWDEHSQIYFENGWVHTWAPPLLLKNTPAEVEIYRAGEEQEIARPIPRPSWTWAYHREAEYFLANLRSDEPFRSSAEDTLTDVRLFEDIYRIFVEQQK, from the coding sequence ATGGAAAAAATTCGACTGGGTTATATTGGTTGTGGGTTCATGGCACAGAAGGTCCACATCCCGAATTTTACAAGCATCCCGGACTGTGAACTTATCGGACTCGCAGAGGTGCGTACCGAACTCGGTAAAAAAGTCCAAACCCGTTTCGGGATTCCCCATCTCTATCGGGACCACGATGAACTCGCACAAAACGCCGATATCGAAGCAGTCGCCGTGTCTGCTGATTTCGCATTGCAAGGTGAAATCGCGAAAGATCTCCTTTTGGCAGGTAAGCACGTCTTCATGGAGAAACCGATGGCTGTTTCCGTCGAACAAGCCGAGGCGATTGTGGCAGCGTCACAAAAGTCGGGCAAAAAGTTGATGGTCGGCTACATGAAACGCTACGATGCCGGAAACGAGATCGTCAAAACACGGGTCGCGCAGTTCCGAGAAACGAACGAACTCGGACGCTTAACGTATGCAAGGAACCACGGATTCGGTGGGGATTGGGTGTGTAATCTCGATGCCCACATGGATGGAACAACAGAGACGAAACCGAGCGCACCCGTCAAAACCCCAGAATGGATACCCGAACAGTGGCGTGGTTCCTATTTAGGATATTTACAACAGTACACGCACAATATCAATTTAATGCGCTGGTTCCTTGATGCTGGCGACAAAGTAAGCGTCAAAGTCGTTGATTTGGATCCGAACGGATATTCTGGTGTTGTTATCTTCGATATGGACGGCATCCGTGTGACGTTAGAAACTGGACATGTCTCCCACTACCGCTGGGATGAGCATAGCCAAATCTATTTTGAGAACGGCTGGGTTCACACATGGGCACCGCCGTTACTCTTGAAAAACACGCCTGCAGAGGTCGAGATCTATCGTGCTGGGGAAGAACAGGAAATCGCCCGTCCGATTCCGAGACCGAGTTGGACCTGGGCATATCACAGAGAAGCGGAATACTTTCTGGCGAACCTCCGCAGCGATGAACCCTTCCGCTCTTCCGCTGAAGATACACTCACAGATGTCAGGCTTTTTGAGGACATCTACCGAATCTTCGTTGAACAGCAGAAGTAG
- a CDS encoding phytanoyl-CoA dioxygenase family protein, which produces MLTPEQITFFQEHGYLILKNLIDPEIIDGWRTQVWNHFNSSFETPETWPNDYEIPGFTFSPLFGHLPVMQEIADQLGGGQFFTGGGGSPIIKWPNPEEEWALPKDGHIDAYGAVAGWSPFMLGATTYLYDAEPKGGAFIFWPQSHHSTHKYFLQYPEQIDGSFYDIEGWNWHVLSDLSPEGPREFIGAAGDVVLWHAFLCHTGSANVKDIPRFGLFARYAHERLEEIKYEIPEDLWKYWAI; this is translated from the coding sequence ATGCTCACACCGGAACAGATAACATTTTTTCAGGAACACGGATACCTTATCCTTAAGAATCTAATTGATCCCGAGATAATTGACGGATGGCGGACCCAGGTATGGAATCATTTTAATTCCAGTTTTGAAACACCAGAGACGTGGCCCAACGACTATGAGATTCCAGGTTTCACCTTCTCGCCGTTATTTGGGCATCTGCCTGTGATGCAAGAGATTGCCGACCAACTGGGGGGCGGACAATTTTTTACAGGCGGTGGCGGCTCACCGATTATCAAATGGCCCAATCCTGAAGAAGAATGGGCACTGCCCAAGGACGGACACATCGATGCCTATGGTGCCGTTGCTGGCTGGAGTCCCTTTATGCTGGGGGCAACAACCTATCTTTATGACGCTGAACCCAAAGGCGGTGCTTTCATCTTTTGGCCCCAAAGCCACCATTCAACGCACAAGTACTTCTTGCAATATCCGGAACAGATTGACGGCAGTTTCTACGATATTGAGGGGTGGAATTGGCATGTACTCTCAGATTTATCGCCGGAGGGACCTCGCGAGTTTATCGGTGCGGCGGGTGATGTCGTGTTATGGCACGCCTTTCTCTGCCACACCGGGTCAGCAAATGTAAAAGATATTCCCCGTTTCGGCCTCTTTGCACGGTATGCGCATGAAAGACTGGAGGAGATTAAATACGAAATTCCAGAGGATCTCTGGAAATATTGGGCAATTTAA
- a CDS encoding radical SAM protein gives MTDTKVQAVSWNITRLCNLKCTHCYLPAGFVDTNEFPQGYHKDTELSQSQCFRVIDEIAEINPHILLILTGGEPLLRPDILKISKYASDTGFLVVMGTNGVLLTDEIVEKMQQHGVTGAGISLDSIQPTNHDRFRGMEGAWKATMNGVEALKRAQLDFLVQTSVTQWNYDEIPEIVEYAYQLGAKVLNLYFLVRTGRGKTVMDITPAQYEKAFETFFELQAAYAGKMLIAAKCAPHYKRVIYEQQSDSAFLQGYPSGTCPCGIYYCRITPEGELTPCPYLPVSVGNLKEESFVKLWNESETFQNLRNRDLLEGKCGACEFREVCGGCRARAYATTGNYLAEDASCEYQPGQYGTPPVQIEKKIAFATETDYDLQWTPAAEKRLKRVPSFARGMVVKSVEKYAREHGHREVTPELMQAVKKRFDKTGIPSFRPKR, from the coding sequence ATGACAGATACGAAAGTCCAAGCAGTTTCATGGAATATCACCCGATTGTGTAATCTAAAGTGCACGCATTGCTACCTTCCCGCCGGATTTGTAGACACAAACGAGTTCCCACAAGGTTATCACAAGGATACGGAATTGAGCCAATCACAATGTTTTCGTGTCATTGATGAGATAGCCGAAATCAACCCGCACATCCTCCTTATTCTTACCGGTGGTGAACCCCTATTACGTCCAGATATCTTGAAGATATCGAAGTATGCCTCCGATACCGGATTTCTTGTTGTAATGGGCACAAACGGTGTCTTGCTCACCGACGAAATCGTCGAGAAAATGCAGCAGCACGGTGTTACGGGGGCAGGCATTAGTCTTGACTCTATCCAGCCGACAAACCACGATCGGTTCCGAGGTATGGAGGGCGCGTGGAAGGCGACGATGAACGGCGTAGAGGCACTCAAACGCGCACAACTCGATTTCCTCGTTCAGACCTCCGTGACCCAGTGGAATTACGATGAAATTCCAGAAATCGTGGAGTACGCCTATCAACTCGGTGCGAAGGTGCTAAATCTCTACTTCCTCGTCCGAACCGGGAGAGGGAAGACGGTAATGGACATTACACCTGCGCAATACGAAAAAGCGTTTGAAACGTTTTTCGAGCTACAAGCGGCGTATGCTGGAAAAATGCTCATCGCCGCGAAGTGCGCACCGCATTACAAACGCGTCATCTATGAACAACAATCCGATTCTGCGTTTCTTCAGGGCTATCCCAGCGGCACCTGTCCATGTGGAATTTACTACTGCCGTATCACACCTGAAGGCGAACTGACCCCCTGTCCCTATCTACCTGTTAGCGTCGGTAACCTCAAAGAGGAAAGTTTTGTTAAACTTTGGAACGAATCGGAGACCTTCCAAAACTTACGGAATCGAGATTTGCTTGAAGGGAAATGCGGCGCGTGTGAATTCAGAGAGGTGTGCGGCGGTTGCAGAGCGCGTGCCTATGCCACGACTGGCAACTATCTCGCTGAGGATGCCTCATGCGAGTATCAGCCCGGACAATATGGTACACCCCCTGTTCAAATAGAAAAAAAGATTGCTTTCGCAACGGAAACCGATTACGATTTACAGTGGACGCCAGCAGCAGAAAAAAGGTTGAAGCGTGTGCCATCGTTTGCGCGTGGAATGGTCGTCAAAAGCGTTGAAAAATACGCACGCGAACACGGGCATCGCGAAGTTACCCCTGAACTGATGCAAGCCGTCAAGAAACGGTTTGATAAAACCGGCATCCCATCCTTCAGACCGAAACGTTGA